A stretch of DNA from Cryptomeria japonica chromosome 4, Sugi_1.0, whole genome shotgun sequence:
CAAATTGTTGGAAGAGAGATGAAAACTTTCCACATGAGGGAGAAGTGCAGCACAAGTGGAAATGGTACTATTTAGTTGATTTTCATTCAGATAGATGGATCTCAGGGATGAAATATTACCCAATGAGGAAGGTATTCGACCATCAATTTTGTTGTAGGAGAGATGCAGATAAGTCAATGATGAAATACAACCAACTGAGAAAGGTATACTACCACTAAGCTCATTGTCAGAGAGATTAAGTTCAATCAAAGATGAAAGTTGACCAAGTGAGGGTGGGATCTCTCCACTCAATGAGTTTCCTCCAAGATTTAGTGATTGAAGACTAGAGATGTTGCCAAGGGAAGAAGGAATAATTCCATCCACCTTTCCCATACCAAAGTAATTTTACTGAGTTACTCATATAAATATGGAGGAGGCAAGAAATATTTCTAATACAAGGTGGAATAATCCCTGTTATATTGGTATTTTCCAAATTAAATTTGGTCAATTGTGGGCATTCACAACATAATATCTGACCTATATCTCTGCTTTATGATGGGTTTCTAGATAAACTAAGCTCTTACAAATGAAGCATATTTCCCAACCATGAAGACACTATAGAACTAAGGTCATTTTCATCTAAAATAAGATGGGAGAGGGAGGTGAGGTTTTGGATGGCATTGGGGATGTGCTCTGATAGAGAGAAATACACAAGGTTTAGgtaatggagatgatggagatgagaaACGGTTGCTTCCAAATTCCAGGTTGTCATATAAAACTCTACACCTTCAAGAGACAAATATCTTAGCTCGTGCAGCTTCTCCACCCACCTTAAACTAGAGTTAAACAGTTTGTTCTAAGCCAAGTTGAGGTAATTCAATGTGTGTATAGAGCCAACATCCATAGGAATCTCACCTTCAAAATTGTTCCAAGAGAGATCTAGATGCCTCAAATTTTGGAGACCAAATAATTCtgcaaacattaaaaattaaagaaaaatagaaattaaaaaagaaaaaaaatcatttattattattttctaatataaaaaatatataaaattgttATTATctatttaacaattaaaaaaattaaatagaaacaaaatatcaaACACTAGATAAataatattattgttttttataaatataaacttcaaatttttgaaaatagaaaatggCTCAGTAGAAAAGTACCTTTGCGTAGGTGGCCAATGAAATAATTCGAGCTTAAATCCAAATACTCCATGTGCTTTAATTGAAACAAAACTGGAACAAGTGTTTTGCCAATATAATTGTTGGAGAAGCGGAGTTGGATGATGTGGGAGGAGGAGTGATTGCACTCAACACCACGCCACTCAAAACAATTGAACCCCTTCCATGACTTATATTGCTTGGTAGCATCTGAATGCATGTATTTATAGTACTCATCCTTGATAGCAAGGAGGGAATCTCTCTCATGTGGGAAGGATGAAACATAGCAGGTGCACTAACACAAAACCACGCCATCACAATAAACAAGCACATCATAACAGAGAATCTCTCCATTTTAACAACAAACTGATAATCTCTACAAAAATGTTTGATTGAAAAATAATTAGATATGAATTTAATAGATGCCAAACATAATTTAGGATTCATGGTTTTCCAATCAGCATAGTGTCAGATAGACATACcaaattcattggtcatttttggaaaactttatggcagagattgggtactaacttgtcatTTACGTCAGCATACCAACCCCAAagagatggccaaatagaggtggtaaataggacacttgaaaaccttctcagatgtctgacaaaggagtatggacaagcttggaaTCAAAttatccatcaagctgagtttgcttataatgacagtgtgaatagatcaacgggcaagagtccttttgaggtagtATGTGGGATACATCCAAGAGGTGTGTTTGATCTTAGAGACCTTGGAAGTATGGAGTAGAGGAGTGGAAATTTTGTTGACATGGCTCAGTCTATGAAGGATattcatgagcaagttaggcaggctttacaagaaaactctcaaagaatcaaggacaaagtgggtgaaaagaaggaagaatatgcAATTTTATATTGGTGACTTGGtaatggttcacttgaacaaagtAAGGCTTCAAAAAGGTTTCCATAGAAAGCTTCaaatgagaaggattggaccttgtaaggtcttggctaagtatggccaaaatgcttacaaaattgatctACTCGGGGACAtagctttgtctcccattttcaatttTGTAGACTTGGTGGGGTACAAAGGTACAAATCCAGAGGAATAAACTAGAGTTTCATATATCTCTTAGTCACTTTCAGACCTTCCTTTGCCATCCCCCACCATGCTACAAGCAGAGAAGGTTTTGGATTCAagaattctcaagaagactagGAACACCACCTATATGAAGTATTTGGTTAAATGGCACCATCTTCTAGAATATGAGGACACTTGGGAACCTGAAGAAGACTTTCCAAAAGTTGGCATAGACCTCTCTTTGTTGCCTAAagcagtcacttgacttctttctaattgggggagtatggtgcaggagcacctgatgtTTCTTTACTAATTTTCAAATTTTGGAGTGCATGATCCTCATtggataaaaaattgaataaagtaaTATTTAAGAGTCCAAGAATGTGCTTGAGTTTTTTTTATAGTATGTTGGTCATTAATCTTAGCTTGTTTACTCAGTTTTGGCCTATGTGCCTTTGTCGGCCTAAAATGGCATCATATAGAAAAATGGTGTGAAACttcttgtaaggcctcataaggattttCGTAATGTTTATTTGATGTTAGGAAACCATTCTAGGGGTTCAAGAGTATGTAGATATGCAAAATTTGTAAAAATGCATTGTGGaggaaaagttgtcatgtttgcttgacaacattttgcaacaatgTGAGCAATTTTAGAAAAATGCTCAAATTGATAGTTAGAGGACTGATTGGTGGTTGGTTTGGATTGAGTAGGCATATATAAGTCCTCTCAAAACATTATGGAAGAGTTGGAAGATAAAAATATTGAATTCCTCAATAAGCAACTTCAAGCAATTCTTGTTTTCCAAAACAAATTGTTGTTAGATAGttattttgttgtttttctatAAGGGTTGGGCTCTCCAAATAGTCTCACAACCCACTCCCTTTAATTTCACTATAtattaaaaatactaaaaaatattaTGTAATTTAGAAAATTTGAACAACTCATGACTATTCAAGccaacatttaattgcaatgaagGTTAATAGATTTATTATTAAATTACATGAAAAAATTATCATCTCTAATTTTTAGGAAATTATATCAAGACTATGTCATCCTCAATTTTAATTACATAGTGATCATAATTAATTGCATCTAAGATATGCAATAATAACTTCCATACTATCATTGGGAGCATCAATTTCATAGTTACCCCTGAGCTTATAACAAAAGCCACTAGTTTGAAATGTGAAGGACAAAAAGTGGAAAAGAAAATTTCTAGGGCCTACAAAGGATTTCtcaattaattatttcaaaaaggTGAAAGGCCAAAGGTGTTGGAGAACAACTATGATCACTTCATCCTATCAACCTCATATATAGTGGTGAGTTTCCATgttatgaaatattttaccttgGAAGGGCTTTACTCTACTATTCATGGCTattgtttttcaattttaaatCATATTTGTCATGGGGAAAACATTGAGTTGTCATTATATCTATTCACTTATTTGTCTACTAGTATATGTAAAGGTGCCTCTCAGCCTTTACATCAAAGGTTAATTTATGTCCTTTATCAATTTTCCTTTGACCCCTACCCTCACTGATGTTTCCTATTAACCTATCATATAAACCCTAGAAAATTTGAGGAAGCCCCTTATAGCTTAGTTCACATCAAACTTATTGAATTTAAACCGCTTATTTCTAAAAGTAGGAAGCTTGAACCTAATCCTAAAGGTAAAAAGATTAAAAATCCCCCTGTTAATGAAACTCTAGAAGTTTCTCTTCTTAAAACTACTCTAGACAAAAGGAAATCCTCTACTTCCAAGACTAGCCCTTCTAAGGATAGGAAAACTAATAAAGGTCCCTCAAAACAAAGCATGACCATTGACTTAGATAAGTTAGTTTCTAATAACAAGGAAAAGGCCAAGCAATAAATTGAAAAATAGGATGGTAGCTTGGGTGAGAAATGCTTTATGCATCTAATTTCTAAAGACAATAAGATCAAGAATGTTATGAAGGAGGAAACCCCTATTTATTTTGAAGTTTGTGTGTTGGAAGAGAGTGTGGATCTCTCTTCTAATGATTATGAAGATGGGGATTTTCAAGATTGTGAGGAGGACTAGGTGGATGAGAGCGAGATAATTTGAAAGCCACTAATAAGCCTAGGGAAGAAGGTGCAAGGTTTGTTCAAAGTACCCTGTCCCTCATTTTTTCTGGTGAGGAAGATATTGGGCGTATTTCTTAGGATTACCCCTTTATGAAGAAAGAAGACAACATTGCCAAACTAAAAGGCCAAATTTCAAACCTACAGGTTCATGTTATGAACCTAGAAACTAGAGCAGAGGAAtgttgaaaaggaaaaaggaagacgGGTATGGCTATCGCTTCTCTATGTGCCATTACTAACACAATCATGACAAAAGATGATATGGGATTCATATTAGGGAAGAGAAGGATTAGGCTCAAAAAGTCAAGAAATAGAAAGACATGGACCAGGAGGCTTGGCAAGACTAGATGGGGAGGCTCACCAAAAACTAAGAAATCCTTAATAGTATCTAATGCAAAGGTTCATTATGGAGTGTTGGATGTTGTgccctttttttgtctttttgaagctTATTGATATGGATTGTTCTGACAGGGTCTGAAGTTTGGTAGGGCTTAAGTGTATTAGCTATATAGTACTCTTAAGTTCAATTCTCTAAACAATATGTTTAATGAGGCCTACGTGCTACCTAagacattttaatttttatttagtgGCTACTAGTGGTGTTTATTTAAGCTTAAATCCATATGATACTATTACTCTATGTTTATATGCTCTTATTTTGGATGGATAACCCTTTTTGGGAGGGGTGGGTTTCAGGTATTAGTGTTTTTGATTACTTACTTGTGAGCTAACTTCATTATTTTTGTGTGGCTTTTGGTTGTATGATGTTAGTTAATGTTTTGTTGTTGCtctattttgttgtttcttttttgTGAGGGATCAGGGCCTTTTCCATTCTTAAGTAATAAAAAACAATAACTTCCACACATGTAGGAAAAATTACTAAGGAAGAACACATAACACTTTCTTTCAAACAAattaaaatattgtgctttgaaagataattaaataaaatataaatcaatcaaaaaaatagaTAGTTAATGTTCCCTCTCTAatccaaaattatttttatttccatttgtatttttttCCCCACAAAAATTGCTTCTTCAAGAAAATaattcttttggcatcatttgggAGACACATTAATTGAAGTACATTGTGAGCAAAATATTTTCTAATATTTGGTGTTTGGAAGATCAAAAAACAAAAACTACATCATTCAATAGATGGAAGACTCTTGATTACTTTCAAAAAAATGAAATGTGGACCTGATGAGGATGTTTTAACTATAAATAGTGTAAAACTATTATTGTTACACTTCAAATGATTGTGGACCTTTTTTTATGTgagtaaaataaacattattagaatttctttttaaaaatataattaatttttttttatgtatattagATTCTAATATTTACGATCCCTTGTATTTAACTAGAGGAAGTAGTGAATATAGATGTCAAGACCTACAAGTAGGTTTCCATCATATATATTcgtacacacacacgcacacacaagttataacaaaattgatcttttattatatttatattttcaatGAGAATAAAGATACTTAATATTACTTTTTCCTAAAACTAAATACCcattcaataaaaaattaacataaaGGACTTGCatattttcatgcaataatatatgTCCACCAATAATTTTTTTGCTAATTAATTAATAATGATACATATATTTTCATCAACTCTAATTTGCATGCTTCATAAAATTGTGACTGAGGAAATCGATACATTTCCATACACAAAATTATATTTGTACAAATTATATTTGCCTATCAAGTACAACTTAATATATCTACAAAAATAATGGCAAATTCATCTAAGATTTGGATGAATCTTCTTCTCCAATACCTTTTGGCAATCAAGATTCCAAACACCCCCCAAAATCCAACAGCAAAACTTGTCATCCACTCGACATACCAATGCCATGGAATTTCTCCTTCTCCTTGAGTCTCTTGTTCTGGAAGATAAATCATGCTAGATTTTTTATTATCTCCACATTTACATGTCATATTATCAACTGGGAATCCACAAAGATTAGGATTCTTAGAGAAATAGGTGGCAGAGAAAGTTGCAAACTGACCCCCTCTTGGGATGCTTCCACAAAACATGTTGTTAGATATAATAAAAGTGCTCAGGCTAGAAACTTTTAGCATGTCATTTGGAATGCTTCCATGCAATTTGTTGTTTGAAAGATCCAATGATTCTAACTGCTCTAGCATTGCAAAAGTGATTGGAATATTTCCTGTAAGATTGTTCCTTGAGAAGTTCAAAGTGTGTATACCTTTAAGATTTCCAATTTCTGAAGGAATGCCACCTGATAATTGATTTGCAGATAGATCAATGCAAGTTATAAGTAACAAAATAGAATTATAATACATCAATTCTAATCCTTTGTTGATAACTTGGATCTCTTCTTTGTAATAATAGGAATGATCATTTGAGCTTTTTACTTGTGGATGTGGATCCATCATTGCTATTAAATTTCCCAACTGTGGTGGGATGGCCCCAGTCAAATAATTATGTGAAATATCTAGCACATGCAATTTTGAAAGATTGCTTAATTGGTTTGGAATGTTCCCTTGGAGTTTATTTGACCTTAAAATAAGTATCATCAACTCGGTGAATTTTGATAGCCAAAGGGGTATATTTCCCACTAATAAATTATCACCCACATCTAAAATCTGCAAGCTGGAGCAATTCTGAAGACTAGATGGCAAGTTTCCCTTAAGCATATTTCCATTCAGTTGTAGTGCCACAAGATAGCTTAACATTCCTATCTGAGCTGGAATCTCCCCCATCAAATTATTCTTTCCCAAGTTCAGTCTTGTCAAAGAAGAGCAATTAATCAGTCTCAATGGTATTTTACCAGATAATCTATTCTTTGATAGGTCTAGAACTTCTAGCTGTTGCAAAAGACCAATGGTAGAAGGAATTCCACCTCTTAGATAATTTGATGAAAATGACAAGAATCTAATGTCTTGTAAAATCTTGCCAATTTGCACTGGGATAACACCTGTAAAACCATTTTCTGATAGATCCAATAGTTGAACATATGAGGAAGATCCTGAAGGAATTGGAAGACAACCATTCAATTGATTGTTATGTAGGTCTAAATATGTGAATGAATGCATGTAGATGGTAAGGGGTAGTGGACCTTGTAAATTATTATATGATAGATTTAAAATTTGTAGACTAGGCAAATCTCCTAGCCAAGGTGGAATGGTTCCCCATAGATTATTTTGGGAGAGATCCAAATCACTCAATCCATATTGTGTTGAAAGGAATGGGGGTATGATACCTTCAATATTGCAAGAAGCCAATGCCAAAATTTGAAGGGAAAATAGAGGTATCCATTGAGGGTCAACTTGGATAGTCAATTTGTTATAAGAAAGATCAAGTTCAAGATTGTTACTAGTACTTGTTAAAGAATCAAGAGAAAAATTACCTTGCAAATTGTTGGAATAGAGATCAAGTTCAGTCAAAGATGAAAGTTGACCAAGTGAAGGTGGGATCTCTCCACTCAATGAGTTTCCTCCAAGATTTAGTGACTGAAGACTAGAGATGTTGCCAAGGGAAGAAGGAATAATTCCTCCCACCTTTCCCATACCAAAGTAATCCACTGATTGACTCATATCAATATGGAGGAGGGAAGAAATATTTCCAATACAAGGTGGAATAATCCCTGTTATATTGGTATTTCCcaaatcaaatttggtcaattgTGGCCATTGACAACATAACATCTGACCTACATCTCCGCTCAATGATGGGTTTTCAAACAAACTAAGCTCTTGCAAATGAGGCATATTTCCCAACCATGAAGGCACTATAGAACTAAGGTCATTTTCATCTAAAATAAGATGGGAGAGGGAGGTGAGGTTTTGGATGGCATTGGGGATGTGCCCTGATAGATAGCAATTGGCAAGGTTTAGgtaatggagatgatggagatgagagATGGTTGCTTCCAAATTCCAGGTTGTCATATTCAACACTACATCTTCAAGAGACAAATATCTCAGCTCTTGCAGCTTCTCCACCGACCTTAAACTAGAGTTAAACACTACATTCCCAGCCAAGTTGAGGTGATTCAATGTGTGTACAAAGCCAACATCCATAGGAATCTCACCTTCAAAATTGTTCCAAGAGAGATCTAGATGCCTCAAATTTTGGAGACCAAATAATTCTGCaaacattaaataatttaata
This window harbors:
- the LOC131039006 gene encoding receptor-like protein 12; this translates as MERFSVMLCLFIVMSCCSVSATCYVSCFPHERDALLALKDDYYKYMHNDAAKQYSSWKGFNCCEWRGVECSHSSSHVIQLRFSNNYIADYFNHTYIYKTLVPVLFQLKHMEYLDLSTNYFIGHLPKELFGLQNLRHLDLSWNNFEGEIPMDVGFVHTLNHLNLAGNVVFNSSLRSVEKLQELRYLSLEDVVLNMTTWNLEATISHLHHLHYLNLANCYLSGHIPNAIQNLTSLSHLILDENDLSSIVPSWLGNMPHLQELSLFENPSLSGDVGQMLCCQWPQLTKFDLGNTNITGIIPPCIGNISSLLHIDMSQSVDYFGMGKVGGIIPSSLGNISSLQSLNLGGNSLSGEIPPSLGQLSSLTELDLYSNNLQGNFSLDSLTSTSNNLELDLSYNKLTIQVDPQWIPLFSLQILALASCNIEGIIPPFLSTQYGLSDLDLSQNNLWGTIPPWLGDLPSLQILNLSYNNLQGPLPLTIYMHSFTYLDLHNNQLNGCLPIPSGSSSYVQLLDLSENGFTGVIPVQIGKILQDIRFLSFSSNYLRGGIPSTIGLLQQLEVLDLSKNRLSGKIPLRLINCSSLTRLNLGKNNLMGEIPAQIGMLSYLVALQLNGNMLKGNLPSSLQNCSSLQILDVGDNLLVGNIPLWLSKFTELMILILRSNKLQGNIPNQLSNLSKLHVLDISHNYLTGAIPPQLGNLIAMMDPHPQVKSSNDHSYYYKEEIQVINKGLELMYYNSILLLITCIDLSANQLSGGIPSEIGNLKGIHTLNFSRNNLTGNIPITFAMLEQLESLDLSNNKLHGSIPNDMLKVSSLSTFIISNNMFCGSIPRGGQFATFSATYFSKNPNLCGFPVDNMTCKCGDNKKSSMIYLPEQETQGEGEIPWHWYVEWMTSFAVGFWGVFGILIAKRYWRRRFIQILDEFAIIFVDILSCT